The Gloeobacter violaceus PCC 7421 DNA window TTCGGCAAATCCGCCGCTGCAGCACCCGCTTTCGAGGCGGCGGGCCAAAAACAAAATCGCGGGCGCGCCGACGCTGGCGCTAGCGCCACTCAACTGGTGGGCCTGCTGCTGCAGCGCCAGGCAATCGCCCCGCGCCACCGCCAGACAGGCCTGCTGCAGTCGCTCCTCAGCATCGCTGATAAACGTTTGCAGCAACTCGATCTCAAAGGCCGGATCGTCCTCGCAGAGCTTCTGCAGATGTTCAAGCTCGACGACACCGGTGAGCTTTTCTTGGGGCTGAAAGGACATCATCTTATGCATGTGCCTACAAGTGGATAGAAACGGGGCCAATCCCCATCGTTTTGGAAGCAGGCATTAAATATAGCGCTTTTTCAAGAAAGGGTGACCAGATTGTCGCGGTGCACGGCCGTGGGCGGTTGTCCTTCGATACCCAAAAGCGCGGCAATCTCATGGCTTTTGCGGCCGCGGATTTTTTCCAGTTCTTCGCTGGAATAATTCACGAGCCCCCGGGCAAATTCGAGGCCCTGCCCGTCGATGAGCCGCACCAGCGCTCCCGTCTCGAAGCGGCCTTCCACGCCCCTCACCCCGGCCGGCAGCAGCGATTT harbors:
- a CDS encoding Hpt domain-containing protein; amino-acid sequence: MMSFQPQEKLTGVVELEHLQKLCEDDPAFEIELLQTFISDAEERLQQACLAVARGDCLALQQQAHQLSGASASVGAPAILFLARRLESGCCSGGFAEAPELCRRIGEHLEAVRAFAAQRRCSLQPG